cggtccgtctgtctgtcggtctgtttgtctgtcagtccggtatcactatgcattgtagcacgcgacttaatggctgttggccttgtttaaaataatatttattattttttctgacactttcaggaatcgttgatgatgcagagttctttttctttgtgacttcaaactgagagtgaagtggataaaaagatgacaccggtacctaccgacattgtcataccGAAACTATAATTtagttatttaaaacaaaatgttgaattacaaaaatgtatgttgcagaggatttagatgaatacaatacaaatatttatgttgaatgcaaacctactacactatactctgtaaattatgttattgtcatgtggtagaccttaaaaattgaatatttattgtatgttaggcctattttatattttattaatactgtattagtttaatattactactacaatgtattaatttatattatacagtactagtttgtacatgtttttacccaaaaaaaatgaataaataatttgttattcaatctaattgcttgtttgttcatcaataacaaaacaattgtaagcaagtatataacagttcttgttagccgcttatttcaggtcatattattaatattagctaggcccgacgcgcccgatcacaacgtcactaagtgactttccgcccctggaacaatcgctcgctaatagggctaggcctcggactcgtataaaagctattataatagttatgataaatattcctcaactaaaatgtatactgtgataaataaacaagtaataatatacgttgtattggaatgtatttatttatatgaattcttatacgcggacaattataaacatcgcgtatatcgttcgctataaataaattcataaacacgatgacgatgtgtttacaaaatggcggtttcgctagttttcgttggaacaaatagtggtacctttagtttgaatagtcggagctgcatcccaaccaccgaattttgtatcttaatatcgtattctgtagattattaatttttctaacagggattttaaattcaggactgttcaatttttctaaacattttattttaatgattttctagggtacaatttcggaaaaaagacattggttgattttgccgttaaattacagattatcgttttgttcaaatacatttaattttacatgacaatatattaaaaccatttatgaatttatttcactaacaatatttttccgataatcagctaaatttacaaatattgtgtttttccaacaccctaaaatttagcaattttcaactaaattagaaaagtagggtgccctctccgagtcgaaatttgacacgatttgtcgactggctgtcccactgttacaaccctcaaaatatctcattttcaaaaaaaatatttattttcaataagaaaaaaaatgcaatatccctagaggttggaacccgctactgagagcaatcaaacctgggtattacccgttacgccacaaaccagtaaaTTACTGAAGTGCTGATAATATGAatttaatgatcaatcaatgaaaaataatgccatgcaactttgtttctgattttaaaaaaggtccacttctttaggcctgacatttacaaccatcaaaatatctcattaaaaaaaaaaatgtttattttcaattaaaaaaaaaaagaaaaaagaaataccctagaggttcgaacccactactgagaacactcagacctgagtattacccgttacgcaaCAAACCAGTAGATGGCTGAAGAGATCaaaatagtctatttatatgaaataaatgatcaatcaatgtaaaatgatgttatgcaactttgtttctgattttaaaaaaggtccacttggttaggcatgacatttacaaccataacaatatctcactttcaaaaacaatatttattttcaattaaaaaaaaaaagaaaaaaaatatccctagaggttcgaaaccactattgagagcactcaaacctgagcattacccgttacgccacaaaccagtagatgactgaagagatGATAATAGCatatttatatgaatggatgatcaatcaatgaaaaataatgctatgcaactttgtttctgattgaaaaaaatgtccacttgtttaggcctgacatttacaaccctcaaaatatctcactttcaaaaagcatatttagtttcaatttaaaaaaaagaagaaaaaaaacatccctagaggttcgacccactactcagagcactcaaacctgagctgtacccgttacgccacaaaccagtagatgactgaagagctgataatagtgtatttatatgaaatgaatgatcaatcaatgaaaaataatgccatgcaactttgtttctgatttaaaaaaaagatctatttgtttaggcctgacatttacaaccttcaaaatatctcattttcaaaaaaaatatttattttcaataaaaaaaaagagaaaaaatatcaCTAGAGGTTCGAAACCACtattgagagcactcaaacctgagcattacccgttacgccacaaaccagaagatgactgaagagctgataatagtctatttatatgaatggatgatcaatcaatgaaaaataatgctatgcaactttatttctgatttttaaaaaggtcgaattggttaggcatgacatttacaaccataacaagcacgaatgtgcaatactcggggtacagcgaaagaagctgtatacagacgtataaagttagaaagttaaagaaaaataggtttcgccagggctcgaaccgggaccttctgcgtgttacgcagacttgacaaccactacactacgaaacctcttacattaaaattgtgggttacagaaagttttttaatccatttaaattacaaataaatggtaataagcacaaagcaaaataaacatgtgtaaaagtgataattaccgattacacaaaataagtattttaaaaaataacaataaaatatactgtgtataattatcatattgcgtatacagtacttttcaccataaagttaaaaaaaaaaggtttagcccGGGCTccaaccaggtaccttctgcgtgttgagcaaacgtgataaccactacgccaagaagccgcatataactacataacgctgtggtgtgtgtcacacattgtggcttcttaattaaacaaattaattaactaaaaattaaaaatccggctctatagatttgaggacatgtccctgtagtatattcatgccaaatcccagctcaatactacaactaataagggaggagtagtactttaaaaatcgcactttttactcaatggtgtccagatggaggaagaagaggagaaaatgagtaagtcctagactcgggtaccccgagtaaaaatatCTGActatcaaaaacaaaatttattttcaattaaaaaaaaaaagaaaacattttcctAGATGTTCGAACcgactactgagagaactcaaacctgagcattaccggttacgccgcaacccagtagatgagtgaagagctgataatagtctatttatatgaaatgaatgatcaatcaatgaaaaataatgttatgcaactttgtttctgattttaaaaaaggtccacttgtttaggcctgacaattacaactataacaatatttcactttcaaacacaatatttattttcaaataaaaaaaaaagaaaaaaaatatccatagaagttcgaacccactattgaaatcactcaaacctgagcattacccgttacgccgcaaaccagtagattactgaagagctgataatactctatttatatgaaatgaatgatcaatcaatgaaaaataatgccaagCATCTTTGtaactgattttaaaaaaaggtccacttctttaggcctgacatttacaaccctcaaaatatctcatttaaaaaaaaatatttattttcaaataaaaaaaaaagaaaaaaaaatatcccaagaggttcaaacccactactgagagaactcaaacctgagcattaccggttacgccacaaaccagtagatgaccgaggagctgataatagtctatttatatgaaatgaatgatcaatcaatgtaaaataaggaatgcaactttgtttctgattgaaaaaaagatccgtttgtttatgcctgacatttacaaccctcaaaatatctcattttcaaaaaaaatatttattttcaataagaaaaaaaaaagcaatatccctagaggttggaacccgctactgagaacACTcgaacctgggtattacccgttacgccacaaaccagtaggtaactgaagagctgataatataaaattaatgatcaatcaatgaaaaataatgccatgcaactttgtttctgattttaaaaaaggtccacttctttaggcctgacatttacaaccctcaaaatatctcatttaaaaaaaaaatatttattttcaattaaaaaaaaagaaaaaagaaatatccctagaggttcgaacccactactgagagcactcagacctgagtgttacccgttacgccacaaaccagtagatgaccgaggagctgataatagtctatttatatgaaatgaatgatcaatcaatgaaaaataatgttatgcaactttgtttctgattttaaaaaaggtccacttgtttaggcctgacatttacaaccataacaatatctcactttcaaaaacaatatttattttcattttaaaaaaaaagagaaaaagtatccctagaggttcgaaaccactattgagagcactcaaacctgagcattacccgttacgccacaaaccagtagatgactgaagagataatagtctatttatatgaatggatgatcaatcaatgaaaaaaaatgctatgcaactttgtttctgattttaaaaaaggtccacttggttaggcctgacatttacaaccctcaaaatatctcactttcaaaaacaatatttattttcaataaaaaaaaaaataaaaaaatttcccaagaggttcaaacccactactgagagaactcaaacctgagcattaccggttacgccacaaaccagtagatgcctgaagagatcataatagtctatttatatgaaaggaatgatcaatcaatgtaaaatggtgttatgcaactttgtttctgattttaaacaagcacgaatgtgcaatactcggggtacagtgaaagaagctgtatacagacgtatacagttagaaagttaaagaaaaataggttttgccagggctcgaaccgggaccttctgcgtgttaagcagacttgacaaccactacactacgaaacctcttacattaaaattGTGGGTTacataattaccgattacacaaaataagtatttaaaaaaataataataagatatactgtgtataattatcatattgcgtatacagtacttttcaccataaagttaaaaaaaaaaggtttagcccgggctcgaaccaggtaccttctgcgtattgagcaaacgtgataaccactacgccaagaagccgcatataactacataacgctgtggtgtgtgtcacacattgtggcttcttaattaaacaaattaattaacaaaaaagcacgaatgtgcaatactcggggtacagcgaaagaagctgtatacagacgtatacagttatttcaccataaagtaaaagaaacccgaggtttcgccagggctcgaaccgggaccttctgcgtgttaagcagacttgacaaccactacactacgaaaaccacttacactaaaaatgtgggttacagaaagttttttaatccatttaaattacaaataaatatggtaataagcataaagaaaaataaacatgtgtaaaagtgataattaccgattacacaaaataagtatttaaaaaaataataaaaataagatatactgtgtataattatcatattgcgtatagagtacttttcaccataacgtttaaaaaaaaggtttcgtccgggctcgaaccaggtaccttctgcgtgttaagcaaatgtgataccactacgccaagaatccgcatataaccatataactacataacgctgtggtgtgtgtcacacattgtggattcctaattaaacaaattaattaacaaaaaattaaaaatccggctctatagctttgaggacatgtccctgtagtatgttcatgccaaatcccagctcaatactacaacgaataagggagtagtagtactttataaaaggcactttttactcaatagtgtccagatggaggaggagaaaatgagtaagtactagactcgggtaccccgagtaaaaaggtccacttgtttaggcctgacatttacaactataacaatatctcaatttcaaaaacaatattaattttcaaataaaaaaaaaagagaaaaaatatccctagaggttcgaaaccactattgagagcactcaaacctgagcattacccgttacgccacaaaccagtagatgactgaagagctgataatagtctatttatatgaaatgaatgatcaatcaatgaaaaataatgccatgcaactttgtttctgattgaaaaaaatgtccacttgtttaggcctgacatttacaaccctcaaaatatctcactttcaaaaaccatatttattttcaattacaaaaaaaaagaaaaaaattatccctagaggttcgacccactactgcgggcactcaaacttgagcattacccgctacgtcacaaaccagtagatgactgaagagctaataatactctatttatataaaatgaataataaatcaatgtaaaatgatgttatgcaactttgtttctgatttttaaaaaggtccagTTGTTTAGGCCTggcatttacaaccctcaaaatatctcactttctaaaacaatatttattttcaattaaaaaaaaaaaagaaaaaaatatcccaagaggttcaaacccactactgagagaactcaaacctgagcattaccggttacgccacaaaccagtagatgcctgaagagatcataatagtctatttacatgaaatgaatgatcaatcaatgtaaaatgatgttatgcaactttgtttctgattttaaaaaaggtccacttggttaggcatgacatttacaaccataaaaatatctcactttcaaaaacaatatttattttcaattaaaaaaaaaagaaaaaaaatacccgtataggttcgaacccactgctgagagcactcaaacctgggcaTTGCCTGTTACGCCACaacccagtagatgactgaagagctgataatagtctatttatatgaaatgaatgatcaatcaatgaaaaataatgttatgcaactttttttctgattttaaaaaaggtccacttgttgaGGCCTGgcatttacaactataacaatatttcactttcaaaaacaatatttattttcaaataaaaaaaaaagaaaaaaaatacccgtataggttcgaacccactgctgagagcactcaaacctgagcattacccgttacgccacaaaccaatagatgactgaagagctcgGCCGTTCCAAGGCCTACCACGTAACTCGCATTTTTGTCAATTTTGAGATTTTTACATTTGGggaattattacaaatttatgaACAACCTGTAAAAATTTCAGGTTTCAGAGATCATTAATTTTAGAGATAGTACCACGTATCTttaagcaaaaaacaaataattctgGTATTTTCCAATGCAAAACAACGTATCTACCAGATCTGCCACGGAAATGTCTACGATTTTCGCTTCAAATTCTCACAATCAGCTAAGTTACGTAATTTTGAGACAGAAACCACTGATGCATGACGATAGGCATAGCAACGATCTTAACTAAAAGTAAAAgatatattaaacattattagGCTTATTACGCTAGACAActtatttaatgtattaaaatttaTTCTAAGAATTAACTATATTTACGAAAAAGTTCAGGCAAGCTTgaaactaggctaggctattattTTTACAGACCTACCTAATCTAGCCTAGTACACCAGTATTGTCATTGAAACTAGGCtatgcctagcctagtaggACGGCCGTCTTTGCATTGTGATACGTAGGCCTTGTAGTAGCAGGCTAGTAGGTAGGctataacataataatgtaataagtCTATATCATAAATAGTAGATGCAAATGGCTAAGCCTAGCTTCAAATGCACTCTTTGTTAAGCCAACCTAGTTCCTAGCCATCATAGATGATCGCAGCCTTCCCTTTTGTTCAAAAAGAGTTTCAatccattgtttttaaaatcatcaCAGTTACGTTTTTTGCCATGGAATGACCAcagttacgttgttttgccaCAGAATATCGcagttacgttgttttgcctcAGAAATGACTTTCATTCTATGCACGTCATTTCTAAGGCAAAACAACGTATCTGTTAAAAGTGCTAATAACTTTTgatcaaattgtttaaattatttaacattttgtatttaataataattattatttatatatactcatGCAAAATTTCACATCATTACGataatttgttgttgaaatgcaAACACACaaacttcaattcaatttttctcGAAAAGCAACATTTTGtagttacgttgttttgccttgGAACGGCCGAGctcataatagtctatttatatgaaatgaatgatcaatcaatgaaaaataatgccatgcaactttgtttctgattgaaaaaaatgtccacttgattaggcatgacatttacaaccctcaaaatatctcactttcaaaaaccatatttattttcaattaaaaaaaaaagaaaaaaaaaatccctagaggttcgacgcactactgagagcactcaaacctgagcattacccgttacgccacaaaccagtagatgactgaagagctgataatagtgtatttatatgaaatgaatgatcaatcaatgaaaaataatgccatgcaactttgttactgatttttaaaaaaggtccacttctttaggcctgacatttacaaccctcaaaatatctcatttaaaaaaaaatatttattttcaattaaaaaaaaaaagaaaaaagaaaaatccctagaggttcgaacccactactgagagcactcagacatgagtattacccgttacgccacaaaccagtagatgaccgaggagctgataatagtctatttatatgaaatgaatgatcaatcaatcaatgaaaaataatgttatgcaactttgtttctgattttaaaaaaggtccacttgtttagacctgacatttacaaccataacaatatctcactttcaaaaacaatatttattttcaatttaaaaaaaaaagacaaaaaatatCCCTATAGGTTCGAAACCACtattgagagcactcaaacctgagcattacccgttacgccacaaaccaggaGATGACCGAAGAgatgataatagtctatttatatgaatggatgatcaatcaaggaaaaataatgctatgcaactttgtttctgattttaaaaaaggtccacttggttaggcctgacatttacaaccctcaaaatatctcactttcaaaaacaatatttattttcaattaaaaaaaaaaatagaaaatttcccaagaggttcaaacccactactgagagaactcaacatttacaactataacaatatctcactttcaaaaacaatttttattttcaaataaaaaaaaaaagaaaaaaaataccgctagaagttcgaacccactattaaAATCattcaaacctgagcattacccgttacgccgcaaaccagtagatgactgaagagctgataatagtctatttatatgaaatagatggtcaatcaatgaaaaataatgccatgcaactttgtttctgattttaaaaaaggttcacttgtttaggcctgacagttgcaaccctcaaaatatctcactttcaaaaacaatatttattttcaataaaaaaaaaagaaaaaaaatacccctATATGTTCaaacccactgctgagagcactcaaacctgagcattacccgttacgccacaatcCAGTAGATgcctgaagagctgataatagtctatttatatgtaatgaatgatcaatcaatgaaaaataaggccatgcaactttgtttctgattgaaaaaaagatccgtttgtttatgcctgacatttacaaccctcaaaatatctcattttcaaaaaaaatatttattttcaataagaaaaaaaaaagcaatatccctagaggttggaacccgctactgagagcactcgaacctgggtattacccgttacgccacaaaccagtaggtgactgaagagctgataatataaaattaatgatcaatcaatgaaaaataatgccatgcaactttgtttctgattttaaaaaaggtccacttctttaggcctgacatttacaaccctcaaaatatctaatttaaaaaaaaaaatttattttcaattaaaaaaaaagaaaaaagaaatatcgctagaggttcgaacccactactgagagcactcagacctgagtattacccgttacgccacaaaccagtagatgaccgacgagctgataatagtctatttatatgaaatgaatgatcaatcaatgaaaaataatgctatgcaactttgtttctgattttaaaaaaggtccacttgtttaggcctgacatttacaaccataacaatatctcactttcaaaaacaatatttattttcatttaaaaaaaaatcgatTACGATTATTGACATTTCCGAAAGTAAACTAGGAAGCGGTTTAGCgattcatttataattaaaaagaaGGATTTTACGATGTGGCGTACGTGTGATATAACGGGTTGTTGTGTTTTACCGTTGCAGTGTTTTTGTTTAATGACAGTTCGGCGATTGTGAAGTGCGCCACCTAGTTATGATTGAACTATAGTATTAATTCTAATTTGGAATAAGAGATCGAGTTACGTGTGGATATACTTTTGTGTAGATATTTTGATTGTGAAGGACGCCACCTATCCAGATTTGgactaataatactgtattgttgaAGCTAGAACTATTTTGACTTTTAAGCACTATATTtatgaaacatttttatttgttgattgattggaattattttgattgattgatggtATAAGTGTAATATTTATGGTAGAATAagggtaaaaacaaaaattaaatacattacccGATAGATGTTTTTTAAGATTTTGGTGCATTAAGGTACATGTTAGAGATAAGCTCAGTAGTATATAATATTGTGTAATAAGaatttatttgtactgtaaGAGCTCAGTCTGAAATTATGGCAGAAGAACCAGCTGAAGATCAAGCGTCCATGCAGGGGATGATGCAGGCTTTGACTGATGTCCTACAAGGGTTAAGAGTTCAGCAAGCTCCACCTCCGGTGAAAATAGCCAAGTATAGAGGGTCTACAAAAGCAGATGGAGATTTGTCACTAAAAGAATGGTTAGATGACTTTCAGAGTTATGCCAACCACTATAACCTGACAGGAAAAGCAAAAGCGCAGTCATTATTGGATCATCTAGCAGGTTCAGCGAAAGAAGAGATTCTTTGCAGAGAAGGAAATGTGAGAGAAGACTATGACCAAATAGTGACAGTGTTAAAGTCTTTGTTCGGACCAATAGAAACAGTACCTTCTCTAACTCGAGAATTCCACAACCGGAACCAAAAAGATGTTGAGTCGCTAGCAGATTTTAGCCGTGTTTTAATGAGATTATATACAAAGATGGTAAAGGCAGCTGCAGTAGAAGAAGATAAGGATGCTTTGAAGAGGCTGAGGGATTATACATTGAAGGAAAGATTTGTTCATGGTGCCAAAGAAGGTTGGGTTAGGAGAGAACTAAGGAGAATAGAAATGCAGTGTAAAGATAAGACATTTTTGGAAATGCGGGAGGAAGTGTTACAATTTTTTAAGGATGAAGAGCCAAGGCATCAGGCCAGAGTTTGTGAGGTGTCTATGGAACATTCAGTAGAAGCAAGAAGGGTAGAAGAACCAGCACTAAAAGAAGAAATTGCTGCATTAAAAAATGACGTAGCGATGCTAACGAAGAGTGTCCAGAGCTTGATAAATATTCAGAGTGCTGACATGGAACGAGCTAAAGAGTTAAAGTGTTACAATTGTGGCAAAAAGGGACATGCAAAGACAGACTGTACAGAGGAGACATTGTGTTTTAATTGTAAAGGAAGAGGGCATTACAGTAGAAACTGTCCGGAGAAACCTAAAGAGAAGGAAGCTAAAGGACCGGGGACAAAGCGGATGTCAACCACACCAATGGAAAATACAGAGTTGGTAGATCGACTGGTCGCAAAAAGTCCTTGTGGTGATGTAGAAATCGGAGGCATCATGCTGGGTTGCATTTTCGACACGGGTGCAGAAGCATCGATTATACCATCGTCACTGTATCACGATAAACTAAAAAAGAATCTTGGTGAATTACAGCCCGCATCTGGAATATTCCTAAATGTTATTGGAGTAGGCGGGATTGAAATCCCAATTAAAGGCTACATCGAGGTACCGATTGAAGTGAATGGTCAGAACTTGATGGGAAGTTTTCTAGTAGTATCAGATCAGTCTTGTACACAGAAGGACACCAAGTATCCTCTTGTAATCGGCTGCAATATTCTTAGACATTTAGTGAATTCGCCAATACAGAGCAGTAAGGATGTGGTACCAGCTATTCGGAAATACAAAATCATACTTGCGTCAGAGGAGGATAAAATGTTATTAGCGTCGAGCAAAGTGATGAATGAGAGTGATGTTCATAACAAATGTGCAGATGCACTGAGTCGTTGTCCAAGTAATACCTGTGTTAATTCCTCGGAGTTAAAAAGTGACCTGAACGTGATCGCATCCTGTTTGATGACAAAAGTTGAAGGTGGTTCCATAGAAGTAAATTCTGTTGTACCAACAGTGTTGCCGTCATTTTCACATGAAGAATTGTCAGATATGCAAAAGAATGAAGACGTTTTCTCTAAGGGAATCATAGACGTTGGTAGATGTGCTGTGATTTCTCACCAAATCAAAGTTACAGAAGGACCACTAATTAGATTTCCATATAGAAGGATTAATCCATCGTTGATTCCAAGAATCGCGGTACCTTTACACGCGGTAACTACAGGGATGACCAACAAACAAACAGGGAAGGCAGCTGTTTTTAAGACGGAAGATGAACAAAAAGAGGCAGCAAACCGAGAAGCCGCACGACATGATAGTCGCACTACAGACTTTAAATTGGAGGTTGGGAATAGAGTGTTGTTGAAACGAAATGCGTTTACTGGACGTCATAAGTTATCAGATAAATTTCAAGAAGTAACTCC
This genomic stretch from Antedon mediterranea chromosome 11, ecAntMedi1.1, whole genome shotgun sequence harbors:
- the LOC140061970 gene encoding uncharacterized protein, producing MAEEPAEDQASMQGMMQALTDVLQGLRVQQAPPPVKIAKYRGSTKADGDLSLKEWLDDFQSYANHYNLTGKAKAQSLLDHLAGSAKEEILCREGNVREDYDQIVTVLKSLFGPIETVPSLTREFHNRNQKDVESLADFSRVLMRLYTKMVKAAAVEEDKDALKRLRDYTLKERFVHGAKEGWVRRELRRIEMQCKDKTFLEMREEVLQFFKDEEPRHQARVCEVSMEHSVEARRVEEPALKEEIAALKNDVAMLTKSVQSLINIQSADMERAKELKCYNCGKKGHAKTDCTEETLCFNCKGRGHYSRNCPEKPKEKEAKGPGTKRMSTTPMENTELVDRLVAKSPCGDVEIGGIMLGCIFDTGAEASIIPSSLYHDKLKKNLGELQPASGIFLNVIGVGGIEIPIKGYIEVPIEVNGQNLMGSFLVVSDQSCTQKDTKYPLVIGCNILRHLVNSPIQSSKDVVPAIRKYKIILASEEDKMLLASSKVMNESDVHNKCADALSRCPSNTCVNSSELKSDLNVIASCLMTKVEGGSIEVNSVVPTVLPSFSHEELSDMQKNEDVFSKGIIDVGRCAVISHQIKVTEGPLIRFPYRRINPSLIPRIAVPLHAVTTGMTNKQTGKAAVFKTEDEQKEAANREAARHDSRTTDFKLEVGNRVLLKRNAFTGRHKLSDKFQEVTPVIIDMNEEQDIYEVRPAMGGISKWVNRRQLHLDPRGQESDVLEDHLPIFVSDENSEGSEEEDDEDDALLQSVFTPSVENKEIDNMIISVENKEIDNMIISVENEEIDNMITSVENKEIENQVKNIEDMDKGLRRSSRLNKGKHGNPCHLPTSAVGVHD